A single window of Jiangella alkaliphila DNA harbors:
- a CDS encoding ribose-phosphate diphosphokinase: protein MTGIRATGTKTLMLFGGRAHPELNEEVAEHLGVSLVPSKTFNFANGEIYVRFEESVRGSDAFVIQSHTAPINEWIMEQLIMVDALKRASAKQITVVMPFYGYARQDKKHRGREPISARLVADMFKTAGADRLMAVDLHTAQIQGFFDGPVDHLWALPTLAGHVQQNYAPENMTVVSPDAGRVRVADVWADRLGTPLAIIHKRRNPDIANEVKVHEVVGDVQGRTCLLVDDMIDTAGTITQAAEALLDAGAEGVVVAATHAVLSGPAVDRLKNSAGIKEVIVTNTLPIPQERRFDKLTVLSIAPLIARAIHEVFEEGSVTSLFNGNA, encoded by the coding sequence GTGACGGGCATCCGGGCCACCGGCACCAAGACGCTCATGCTGTTCGGGGGCCGTGCGCACCCGGAGCTGAACGAGGAGGTCGCCGAGCACCTGGGCGTCAGCCTGGTGCCGAGCAAGACCTTCAACTTCGCCAACGGCGAGATCTACGTGCGGTTCGAAGAGAGCGTGCGCGGCAGCGACGCCTTCGTCATCCAGAGCCACACCGCCCCGATCAACGAGTGGATCATGGAGCAGCTGATCATGGTCGACGCGCTCAAGCGGGCGTCGGCGAAGCAGATCACCGTGGTCATGCCGTTCTACGGGTACGCACGCCAGGACAAGAAGCACCGCGGCCGCGAGCCGATCTCGGCGCGCCTGGTCGCGGACATGTTCAAGACCGCCGGCGCCGACCGCCTCATGGCCGTCGACCTGCACACCGCACAGATCCAGGGGTTCTTCGACGGCCCGGTCGACCACCTGTGGGCGCTGCCGACGCTGGCCGGCCACGTGCAGCAGAACTACGCGCCCGAGAACATGACCGTGGTGTCGCCCGACGCCGGCCGGGTGCGGGTCGCCGACGTGTGGGCCGACCGCCTGGGTACGCCGCTGGCCATCATCCACAAGCGGCGCAACCCCGACATCGCCAACGAGGTGAAGGTGCACGAGGTCGTCGGTGACGTCCAGGGCCGCACCTGCCTGCTGGTCGACGACATGATCGACACTGCCGGCACCATCACCCAGGCCGCCGAGGCGCTGCTCGACGCCGGCGCCGAGGGCGTCGTCGTCGCCGCCACGCACGCCGTCCTCTCCGGCCCGGCGGTCGATCGGCTGAAGAACTCGGCCGGCATCAAGGAAGTCATCGTCACCAACACGCTGCCGATTCCGCAGGAGCGCCGCTTCGACAAGCTGACGGTGCTGTCCATCGCGCCGCTGATCGCCCGGGCCATTCACGAGGTGTTCGAAGAGGGTTCGGTCACCAGCCTCTTCAACGGCAACGCGTAG